The DNA segment GCTTCATAGGCTAAGTGAACTGGGAGATGTTCCATGCAATCAAAGAAGCTTGGAGGAAATATTCTCTCAAGCTTACACAAAATAATTGGGATTTCCCATTCCAATCTTTGCATATACTTATCTTTAATGACTCTAGCAGTgagatctttaaaaaaaatgctcaaCTCTGTTAATCCTTCCAATACATTCTGTGGTAGTAGCTCTCGAAATGCAATGGGTATTAATCGTTGCATGAAAACATGACAATCATAGCTTTTCATGCCAAACAATTTCAATCTACGCTGGTCCACACATCTACCCATATTTGAGACATATCCATCTGGGAATTTAAGCTCCTTCAACCAATTGCataattcttctttttgttttctatcaAGAATGTAACATGCCTTTGGAAACCTCTTTGTTCTTTCATCCATATGTAACTCAGGCCTATCACAAAATACCTTCAAATCTTCTCTGGATTTCGCATTGTCTTTTAATTTTCCAGACACATTCATCACAGTGTTAAAAATGTTATCAAAGCAgttcttctcaatgtgcattACATCCAAGTTGTACCTAATGAGGATTGTCTTCCAATAAGGCAAATCCCAAAAtatacttcttttcttccatcCACATTTGTTACAATGCtttttaatatcataatttatttCCTCTCCATTTATTTCTGTGATCTTTTGAAGCCCAAAGCTCTCAATTTCTTCAAGTATTTGATCGCCAGATTTCACTTGAGGTGTAGCTTTCTTTACTAATTTTCCCTTTAGGAACCACTTCTTATTCCTTCTGTAAGAATGATTTGGCGGCAAAACCTTATGATGATTATCAAAACATGATGTCTACCCATCTTTTGTCAGAATGAAAGCATAtgaatcttccatgcaatatGGGCATGCTAGTTTCCCCGTTGTACTCCAGCCAGACAACATTGAATAAGCTGGGAAATCACTGATTGTCCACATCAATGCAGCTCTCATCCTAAAATTTTGTTTGCTCGCGACATCATAAGTCTCCACACCAATCTCCTACAAATCTTTTAGCTCAGCTATCAAAGGTTGTAGAAATACATCTAATTTGTCCTTAGTATTTGCTTGACCCGGAACAATTATAGAGAGGAACATGTACTCAtctttcatgcacatccatggTGGTAAATTGTATGGTGTGACTATCACCGGCCATGATGAGTATTGTTGACCAGATTGCCTGAATGGTTGGAATCCATCTGTGCATAAACCCAATCTGACATTCCTACATTCTGATGCAAATGATGGGTGCATTTTATCAAAGTGTTTCCATGCAGGAGAATCTGAGCAATGCCGCATTACACCATCTTTTTCCATTTCATGTTCACAATGGCATCTCATGTGCT comes from the Dioscorea cayenensis subsp. rotundata cultivar TDr96_F1 unplaced genomic scaffold, TDr96_F1_v2_PseudoChromosome.rev07_lg8_w22 25.fasta BLBR01000917.1, whole genome shotgun sequence genome and includes:
- the LOC120255272 gene encoding uncharacterized protein LOC120255272 translates to MTNEDRIGSLHEEAQEWKQYGPEHQLLHQDTSRRRMQLPKQVCDDNSHAQIQNMRPDRQWMYQRRTRGLIDPNFIDGVNSFVEFAKAHSNCLDGYLMRCPCNHKKCRNRNLLDEDTIKAHIAKYGFVENYETWIHHGESDDGIIFRGHVVGEVFEQFVEDENLSAFGTMIHDVVGPSFQSNDIEDNPTPAIQHIYDLLRAEQQELWPNNPNRISKLSVVARLMNLKAEHHFSERLYDDFCQLMKECVPSNNVMVDGFYETKQLVRGLGLPVEQIDCCKRACMLYWGEDRELISCKLCGHDRYKRGRTNFGSRKTMVPYKKMFYFPLTPRLQRLYASNATAKHMRCHCEHEMEKDGVMRHCSDSPAWKHFDKMHPSFASECRNVRLGLCTDGFQPFRQSGQQYSSWPVIVTPYNLPPWMCMKDEYMFLSIIVPGQANTKDKLDEIGVETYDVASKQNFRMRAALMWTISDFPAYSMLSGWSTTGKLACPYCMEDSYAFILTKDGRNKKWFLKGKLVKKATPQVKSGDQILEEIESFGLQKITEINGEEINYDIKKHCNKCGWKKRSIFWDLPYWKTILIRYNLDVMHIEKNCFDNIFNTVMNVSGKLKDNAKSREDLKVFCDRPELHMDERTKRFPKACYILDRKQKEELCNWLKELKFPDGYVSNMGRCVDQRRLKLFGMKSYDCHVFMQRLIPIAFRELLPQNVLEGLTELSIFFKDLTARVIKDKYMQRLEWEIPIILCKLERIFPPSFFDCMEHLPVHLAYEARIAGPV